Proteins co-encoded in one Medicago truncatula cultivar Jemalong A17 chromosome 8, MtrunA17r5.0-ANR, whole genome shotgun sequence genomic window:
- the LOC25502866 gene encoding receptor kinase-like protein Xa21 has product MTNLLLLSIFGNNITGRIPGTFKELQKLQYLNLGNNGLQGSFIEEFCEMKSLGELYLENNKLSGVLPTCLGNMTSLRILNIGSNDLNSKIPSSLWSLKDILLVNLFSNALIGDLPPEVGNLRQIVVLDLSRNHISRNIPTTISSLQNLQTLSLAHNKLNGSIPSSLSEMVSLVSLDLSQNMLDGVIPKSLESLLYLQNINFSYNRLQGEIPDGGHFKNFTAQSFMHNDALCGDPRLIVPPCDKQVKKWSMEKKLILKCILPIVVSVVLIVACIILLKHNKGKKNETTLERGFSTLGAPRRISYYEIVQATNGFNESNFLGRGGFGSVYQGKLLDGEMIAVKVIDLQSEAKSKSFDAECNAMRNLRHRNLVKIISCCSNLDFKSLVMEFMSNGSVDKWLYSNNYCLSFLQRLNIMIDVASALEYLHRGSSIPVVHCDLKPSNVLLDENMVAHVSDFGIAKLMDEGQSQTHTQTLATIGYLAPEYGSRGIVSVKGDVYSYGIMLMEIFTRRKPTDDMFVAELSLKTWISESLPNSIMEVMDSNLVQLTGDQIDDISTHMSSIFSLALSCCENSPEARINMADVIASLMKIKALVLGANRV; this is encoded by the exons ATGACCAACTTGCTACTTCTTTCTATTTTTGGGAATAATATAACTGGACGAATACCTGGTACATTCAAAGAGTTGCAGAAACTTCAGTATTTGAATCTTGGCAACAATGGACTACAAGGATCATTTATTGAAGAGTTTTGTGAAATGAAGAGTTTGGGTGAGTTGTATCTGGAAAATAATAAGCTCTCTGGAGTTTTACCAACATGTTTGGGAAATATGACTTCTCTTAGAATATTGAACATTGGATCTAATGATTTGAACTCTAAGATACCGTCCTCTCTTTGGAGTCTCAAAGATATCTTACTAGTAAATTTGTTCTCTAATGCTCTCATTGGTGATCTTCCACCTGAGGTTGGGAATTTGAGACAAATTGTAGTATTAGATctatcaagaaatcatatttcaaGAAACATTCCCACAACCATCAGTTCCTTACAAAATTTGCAGACTCTGTCCTTAGCTCATAACAAATTGAATGGATCAATTCCCTCATCACTTAGTGAAATGGTAAGCTTGGTCTCTTTGGACTTGTCCCAAAATATGCTAGATGGTGTTATTCCAAAATCCTTAGAATCACTTTTGTACCTTCAAAACATCAACTTCTCATATAATAGATTACAAGGAGAGATTCCTGATGGTGGACATTTCAAAAACTTCACAGCTCAATCATTCATGCATAATGATGCACTTTGCGGTGATCCTCGACTCATAGTACCTCCATGTGATAAGCAAGTTAAAAAATGGTCAATGGAAAAAAAGCTTATATTGAAATGCATACTTCCTATAGTTGTGTCAGTCGTTTTGATTGTTGCGTGCATCatacttttaaaacataataaaggGAAAAAGAACGAAACTACTCTTGAAAGGGGTTTTTCAACTTTAGGAGCTCCAAGAAGAATATCCTATTATGAAATTGTGCAAGCAACTAATGGATTCAATGAGAGTAATTTCCTTGGAAGGGGGGGATTTGGCTCTGTTTATCAGGGGAAGCTTCTTGATGGTGAGATGATTGCCGTTAAAGTAATTGATTTGCAATCAGAGGCAAAATCAAAGAGCTTTGATGCAGAATGCAATGCGATGAGAAATCTACGACATCGGAATCTGGTAAAGATTATCAGTTGTTGCTCAAATCTTGATTTCAAATCATTGGTGATGGAGTTCATGTCAAATGGAAGTGTAGACAAATGgttatattcaaataattattgTCTAAGTTTCTTGCAAAGGTTAAATATAATGATAGATGTTGCATCTGCATTGGAATATCTCCATCGTGGTTCTTCAATACCAGTGGTTCATTGTGATCTAAAGCCTTCCAATGTCTTGTTGGATGAAAATATGGTTGCACATGTTAGCGATTTTGGTATTGCAAAGCTCATGGATGAAGGACAATCTCAAACTCATACACAAACTTTGGCTACTATTGGATATCTTGCACCAG AGTATGGTTCTAGAGGAATTGTTTCTGTCAAAGGAGACGTGTACAGCTATGGGATTATGCTAATGGAAATCTTCACAAGAAGAAAGCCAACAGATGATATGTTTGTTGCAGAACTAAGCTTGAAGACATGGATCAGTGAATCATTGCCTAATTCAATTATGGAGGTCATGGATTCAAATTTAGTCCAACTAActggggaccaaattgatgataTATCGACTCACATGTCATCTATTTTTAGTTTAGCCCTGAGTTGTTGTGAAAATTCACCTGAAGCAAGAATTAATATGGCAGATGTTATTGCGTCGCTAATGAAAATAAAGGCTTTGGTTCTTGGCGCAAACAGGGTCTAG